The Streptomyces sp. NBC_00435 nucleotide sequence TCGGGGGGACGGTCGCTAGCCGGCGGTGAAGTACCGCCACTGCTGGTTGTCGTTGTTGACGTCCCGGCAGGTCCACTGGTGGATCTGGGCGCCGTCCGCGTGGGAGAACTCGCTCACGTCCATGCACTTCTTGCTGTAGGCGTTGATCAGCTTGAAGAACTCGGGGGTGGTGCTCGTGTTGACGACCTCCCACTTCTGGCTCGAGTATCCGCGGCACTCCCACTGGTGGAGGTGCGCTCCGTCTGCCAGTGAAGGACCTTCCACGTCAAGGCACTTGCCGCTGAGCTTGTTGACCACGGTCCAGTAGCCGTCGGCGGTGCGGCGGAAGGTCCACTTCTGGTTGTCGTCGTTGTCCAGCCGGCAACTCCACTGGTGGACGTTGCCGCCGTTCGCCGTCGACCAGCCCTCGACATCGGCGCACTTGCTGGAGAGCCGGCTGACGAGCTTGGTCGTTCCGCTGGGCGGCAGTGCCCCACGCTCCGTCGGGCTGGCCGGTGGCGCGGAGGCGATGAGCAGGGGCAGGGTGAGGGCGGCGAGGGCGGGCGCGGCGCGCATCCAGTTCTTGATCACGACTGCTGTTGTAGCGGCAGCTGACGACGGGCCGGGAGTGGGTCACCGGCCCTTTCACCCGTACGGAGGATGCGTTGACCAGCAGAAACGGCACGCCTGACGGCGCCGGCCGTGGCCGGACGGATGGCCGGCGCGGCGGGAGTTCACCGAAGTCCGGCACCGGCACCGGCACCGGCATCCGGAGGAGGGGACTGCTTCACAACAGGCCCTTCACCGTCTTCTGGCTGGGCCAGGCACTGTCGGTCCTCGGTGGCTCCGTCTCGCTGCTCGCCCTGCCCCTGCTCGTCCTCCACGTCACCGGGTCCGTCGTCGGCATGGGCCTGATCACCGCTGTGGCCGGGGTCTTCTCCATCGCGACGGGCACCTTCGCGGGCCATGTGGTGGACCGGGTGGACCGCCGCCGGCTGATGATCGGGTGCGATCTCGCCCGGGCGGTACTGCTCGGTTCCGTACCGCTGCTGTGGTCCCTCGGCGGCCCGCGCATCTGGCTGCTGTACGTGGTGACCGCGCTGGTCTCCGTACTGAAGACCTTCTTCGACGTGGCGTACGTGACCGCCGTGCCCGCCCTGGTCGAACCAGAGGACCTGGTCACGGCCAACGGCCGGCTGATGGGCACCTTCGCCCTCGGAACCATCCTCGGGCCGGTGGTGGCCGGCTTCCTCGTCGCCGGGGTCGGCGCGGACTGGGCCCTCGCGCTGGACGGCGCCAGCTTCCTGGTCTCGGCGGTCAGCCTGGGGTGGGTCCGGTTCGCCGTACGCGAGAGGGCGGAGCGCAAACCGGAGGGAACCTCGCTGCGCGAGGTGTTCGTGGTGGGCTTCCGCTTCCTGTGGGCGCACGCCCTGCTGCGGCCGCTGACCGTCATGCTCACCCTGCTGACCTTCGTCACCGTCGGCGCCACCGACCTGCTGATCTTCCGGCTCCAGAGCGAACTCGGCCGCGACGCGGCGACCGTCGGCTACGTGATCGCCGTGAGCGGGGCCGGCGTCGTCTGCGCCTCCTTCGCCGCGGGGCCGCTGCGCCGGACCCTCGGGTTCGGCACCTGTTGGACGGGCTCGACCGCGCTGATCGGCGTGGCGGTGGCGGCCATCGGGGTGAGCCGCAGCGTACCGGTGATCGCGGCGATGGCCGCCGTCTTCATGTTTGGGCTGACGCTGGGCGGCATCTGCTCCATGACCCTGCGCCAGGAGGTGACCCCGGACCACCTGCTCGGCCGGGTCACCTCGGCGTTCTGGACGGTGCACAACGCCTCGGGCCCGGTGGGAGCCGCGGTGCTCACCGCGCTCGCGGCCCGGCACGGGGTTCCGCCGGTGAGCCTGGCCGCGGGGGCGATGTGCCTGCTGATCGCCGGCTCGGGCTTGCTGACCCCGATGCGCGGCGGCCGGACCGGCCCGCCGCGGGGGCGGGTGGCGGGGTCCGGGCGGGGTTCCCGGTCGGGGTCCGGGCCGGCCGCGGCTGAGCCGGGGGAGCCCTCCGCCACCGAGCGGCGGTGACGGAGGGCTCCGGGACTCAGCCCGCCTGGACCGTGACCGTACGGCCAGGGGCCACGCTCGGGGTCACGTAGGTGTAAGTCACCCCGTCCACCACCTTGGTGCGGGCCGGCCGGGCCACCCCGTCGACCGTCAGGGTGGCGTACGTGCCGGGGAAGCGGGCCTCCCAGGTGTAGGCCGCACTGCCCGAGGTGAGGGTGAGGGAAGACCTGGTCGCCCCGTCGTGGCGCAGGGAGAACACCGAGTCGCCGATCCGCAGGTCGTCGATCCGCAGCCAGTCCATGCCCGAAGGGAGCCGGGACCGGGTGCTCAGGGCGTGCGCGGGAGCGTCGGGGGAGACGCCCATCAGCCCTTCGACGGTCTGGCCGAGCAGGGTGAAGGAGACCTCCGGGTAGTCCCCGTTGGTGCCCTGCTTGGTGTTCACGTGCTGGACGTCCTTGTGGTCGTAGACGTCCCTCATCCACTTCCAGCCGGTGTCGTTGCGGTTGTTCCGGAAGAAGGTGTCCGGCAGGTAGGTGAGGGCCTCGATGTTGGAGGGCCGGCCCGGGCCCGAGGCCTGCTGGTCGATGTAGTCCAGGTAGGCCTCACGGCGGGGGCCGGGGTCGAGGATCTGCTTCATCGGCATGAACCAGCTGTTCTCCTTGCCCCAGCCGGTCAGGGCGCGCCCGTCCGTGGTGTACCCGCGCACCATGGCCGCGCCCGAACCGGTGCCGCTCCAGGTCGAGTTGAAGTACGCCTTCAGGTCCCTGGCCTTGGCGTCGTACCGGTCGGCGAGCGCGCGGTCCCCCTTGGAGCGGGCGAGCGAGGCCATCGCCAGGTAGGCCTGGTACTGGGAGCCGATCGCGTCGCCGGCCTCGGCCAGCGGCTCGCCGCTCTGCTCGTTGTAGCTGGCGGTGCCCTGGAAGATGCCCTGGCCGGTGCCCTCGGCCACCTTGACCGCCCCGTTGTCCTTCAGCCCGTCGTGCAGGGTGACGAACTCGTCGGTGGCGTGCCGGTAGAAGTCCCACAGGACCGGGTCGTCGACGTAGGAGCGGTCGCCGCTCCAGCGGTACGCCTCTTCGGCCTTCTGCACCAGCTCGAAGGTGGCGGGCACCTCGCGGACGAAGTTCGCCGGGCCCCGGTAGTCGATCGAGAGGTAGGTCTTCGCGTCGAAGTTGAGGGCCCACGCCGGGTAGTACTTGTGCTCGGGGGTGGCGGAGGCGGCGAAGGAGCGGAGCATCGTCCTGTTCTCGGCGTGCAGGGCCAGGACCCCCGCGCCGGCCAGCTGGTGGGCCATGTCGCGCGAGTAGTAGCCGCTGCGGTTGGCGTACCCGGCCCAGTAGGAGGCGGCGTAGGTGCCGGCGCCGCTGCCGCCGGTGTGGTTCTCGTCGACGTTGAGCGGGCCCTGGGTGCCAGGGAGGTGGACCCAGCTGTTGGCCTTCCGCTTGGACCAGTCGAACATTTCGACGATCTTCGGGTCGGAGGAGCTGACCCGCGGGTCGGCGGGGGAGGCGGGGGACAGCATCAGGTCGTCGGCGTTGACCCAGCGGTCCCCCGACTCGAAGGCGATCTCCAGGGTGTCGCCGGGGGCGAGGGCGATCCGGCTGAGCGTGTAGCGCCGGTAGTTGGAGGCGTTCGGCAGGGTGAGCGTGGCGGCGACCACGCCGTTGACACGGGCGAGGTACCGGCCGTTCGGTCCGCCGGTCGCGATCCAGGCGGAGACGTCGTACACGCCCCGGCCGGTGGCCGTCACGGTCTGGGACACCTTCATCCCGGGACCGCCGTCGAGGTACGCGAGCCGCGCCCCGCCGTGCGGGTAGTTCGTGGCGACCCCGGTCCCGGAGGTGAACTGCCAGCCGGTAAGGCCCTGTTCGAAGCCGGGGTTGACGACGGCGAGTGCGGCCGGGGACGCCTGCCCGGTGGCCGTGCCCGGCGGGGGCGCCGCGGCCGCCGCCGGACCGCCCAGGACGGCCGGGGTGAGGGGGAGGAGCAGGGCGAGGGCGGACAGGAGCGGCACACGGGAACGCGTCATCGGGTTCTCCCTGAGGGGGTGGGGTGGGCCGTGTGGAGCGGCGGCCGGGTCGCGCTGAGCGCGGCGGGCGGCACGCTAGCAATCCCCTCCGAGGATTTGCAATGACCTTGTCAAAATTCTCTGCTGGATCAAACTGAAAGATTTCATTGAACTCTTGCAAGTGTGGTCGGCGCATGGCTACAGTCCTGGCCAGTCGGCTTAAGCAACGGTGCGAGCAGGGGTGGGTCAGGCATGGAACTGGAACGTCGGAGAGTGCTGCGGATGGGCGGCGCGATCGCCGCGGGGGCCGGCCTGACCGGGCTGACCGCCTGCTCCGGTACGGGCGACACGGGCCAGGGCGCCGGAGCCGCGGGGGAGAAGGGCAAGGGCCGGATCACGGTCTGGTCCTGGCAGGGGCCGGCCGCCCAGATGAAGGCCCTCGTCCCGGAGTTCAACAAGAAGTACCCGGAGATCGAGGTGACGGTCGAGGACATCGGCAACCCCGCCATCTGGGACAAGATCACCACCGGCCTGGCGGCCGGCGGCCAGGGTCTCGCCGACGTCCTGCACATCGGCGTCGACTACCTGCCGGGCTACGTGGAAAAGTTCCCCGGCGGCCTCGCCGACCTCGCCCCGCTGGGCGCGGACACCTACCGGGACTCCTTCGCGCAGGGCATGTGGCAGACCGTTTCCCCCGACGGAAGGCGAGTCAACGCCCTTCCCTGGGAGGCGAATTCGGCAGGCTTCTACTACCGTGCCGACCTCTTCGAGAAGGCCGGGGTCGACGCCGGAGCCCTCCAGACCTGGGAGGAGACCATCGAAGCCGGCAAGGAGATCAAGCAGAAGACGGGCGCCCACTTGCTGGGCATTGACAAGCCCGCCTCACAGGCCGACGCCGCCAACTTCTTCCAAATGCTGCTCCAGCTGCAGGGCTCCTTCTACTTCAACCTCGCCGGGGACATCACGCTCGACTCCCCGGAGGCCGTGAAAGCCATGACCCTCATCAAGACGATGAACGACGCCGGCCTGGTCAGCGATCTCGCCGGTGGCTGGAACACCCTGATGAGCTCCCTGAAGCAGGGGACCGCGGCCGTGCTGCCCATGCCCACCTGGTTCGGCGGCGTCATCGAGGAGCAAGTGCCCCAGGAAGCGGGCAAGTGGAAGGTGCGGCTTCCCCCGGCCGTCCGCCGGGGCGGCTCCGTCGCGGCCACCGTCAACTCCACCCACCTCGCCGTCGCGGGCAGCAGTAAGCACCAGGCCGCCGCCTGGTCCTTCATCGAGTTCGTCCTCACCCGCCCCTCCTCCCAGGTGCAGATCTACCGGGGCAAGGGCATCGCCCCCGCCCTGATGAAGGCCTACGACGACGCCGTCTTCCACGAGCCGTCCGCCTTCTTCGGCGGCCAGAAGAAGGGCGAGGTCTTCCTGGAGGCGCTGAAGGCCCCCTCTCCCGCCTTCAACTACACCGCCGACTACGCCCGCGCCCTCAAACTCGTCACCGACGCCCAGTCCAAGGTGCTGCTGGGCGGCGCCGACCCGGCGAAGGTCCTCAAGGAGGCCGCCGACCAGCTCGGCCGGCAGAGCGGACGCAAGGTCGCCCGATGACCACGACGCTCACCGGCCGCGCCGCCGACCGGGCCGCTCCCTCCCGGGGGACGGCCCGGCGGCCGGGGCCGCGCCGGCGCGTGGCCCCGTACCTCTTCGTACTGCCCGCGCTGCTGCTCTTCGCCGTCTTCAAGCTCTACCCCATCGCCCGGTCCTTCGTGATCAGCCTCCACAGGACCGTCGGCGGGACCGAGCGGTTCGTCGGCGCCGACAACTACACGCGCCTGATGGGCGATCCGCTGTTCTGGACCGCCCTGAAGAACACCGCGGTGATCCTCGCCGTCCAGGTGCCCGTGATGCTGGCCCTCGCCACCGGACTCGCCGTGGCCCTGAACTCCGGCCTGCTGCGCGGCCGCGCCGTCTTCCGGCTGGGCTTCTTCCTGCCGATGGTCACCGGACTGGTCGCCTACGGGATCATCTTCTCGGTCCTGCTGAACAAGGACTACGGGCTGGTCAACTGGGCGACCGGCCTCGTCGGCCTGGACCCCGTGCCCTGGCTGACCGACCCCCTGTGGGCGAAGGTCTCCCTCGGCCTCGCCCTGACCTGGCACTACACCGGGTACAACGCGGTGATCCTGCTGGCCCGCCTGCAGTCCGTGCCCGCCGAGCTGTACGACGCGGCGGCCGTCGACGGGGCCGGTGCCTGGACCTCCTTCCGCCACGTCACCCTGCCGGGCCTGCGTCCCGCGCTCCTGCTCACCACCGTGCTCTCCACCATCGGCACCCTGCAGATCTTCGACGAGCCGTACGTCCTCACCGGCGGGGGCCCGGACAACGCCACCCTGACCATCGGCGTGTACCTGTACCAGAACGCCTTCAAGTACTTCGACTTCGGATACGCCTCCGCCATCGCCTACGCCCTGGCCGTCCTGATCGGCATCCTCGGAGTGATCCAGTTCCGCTTCCTGGGGGAGAAGACATGACCGCCGCCCGCCACCGCGGCAGGAGCATCCTGCTCACCTCCGGACTGGCCGCACTGCTGGCCGCCGTACTGGTTCCGTTCTACTGGCTCGTGGTCGCCGCCACGCACGAGTCCCGGGAGATCTTCGACAGCCCGCCGCCCCTGCTGCCCGGCGGCCACCTGGCGGCCAACCTCCACACGCTGCAGGACACCGCGCAGTTCGGCCGGGTGATCCTCAACTCCCTGCTCATCGCCGTGATCTACACGCTGTGCGCGGGCGTCGTCTGCGCACTGGCCGGGTACGGCTTCGCCAAGTACCGCTTCCGGGGCCGCGAGGCACTGTTCGGACTGCTCATGCTCGGGCTCGTCATCCCCGCCCAGGTCACCCTCGTACCGCTCTTCCAGATGATGGCCGAGTGGCACTGGCTGAACACGTACCAGGCCGTGATCATGCCCAACCTGGCGCTGCCCTTCGGCATCTTCCTCATGCGCCAGTCGATGGCCGCGCTCCCCGACGAACTGCTCGACTCGGGCCGCATGGACGGCTGCGGCGAACTGCGGCTGTTCTGGAAGGTGGTGCTCCCGCCGATGAGGCCGGCGCTGGCCGCCCTCGCGATCTTCCTCTTCCTCTACCAGTGGAACGACTTCGTCTGGCCGCTGATCGTCCTGCGCGACGGCGCCTCGTTCACCGTCCCGGTGGCCCTGGCCTCCCTGCAGGGCCTCGACGAAACCGACTACGGCGCGATCCTCGCCGGAACGGCGGCCGCGGCGATCCCCATGGCCCTCGTCTTCCTGGCGCTGCAGCGCCACTTCGTGTCCGGCCTGCTCGCCGGCGCCGTGAAGGAGTGACCGTGCACACCACCACCGCCCCGGCGGCCGGCACCGACGCCGTGACCACGGCCGGGCTGTCACCCGCCGCCGGCGAGCCGCTGCTCGACGGGGTCTCGCTCGCCGTCCTCGCCCACGCCCCGGGAGTCCACCCCGTGTGGACCCTCGGCGAACTCTCCGGCGACCTCCCGGGTGACCCTTCGGGGGACCTCCCCGGCGGGCTGCGCGTGCTGGAGGTACGGGCCGACGGCGCCCCCGTGGAGATCCGCTTCTCCGTACCGCTCGGCGACGCCGCCGGGTACTGGCACCCGCAGGGCGCCTGGCAGCGCACGCTGCTCGCCGACTGGGAGGGCCGCTCCCGGGTCTCGCTGGTCGACGGACACGCCGCCGGCTGCCTGTACGACCACACCGGCGCCACCCTGCTGACCTTCGCCGCCACCGACCCGGTACCCGAGGCGACCCTGCGCTTCGGGGTCTCCGAGGAGAACGACACCCACGTCGTCCACCTCCACCTGCCCGCCTCGGCGCGGCCCCACCGGATCGTGCTCGTCCCCCGCTCACCGTCGGTGGCGCGGGCCATGCGCGTCCTGCGCGCCTGGTTCGCCGCCACGACCGCCACCGCGGCGGTGCCCGACGCGGCCCGCGTACCCGTCTACTCCACCTGGTACGCCTTCAACCAGGACGTCAGCGCGGCGGCCGTCGAAACCCAGGCAGAACTGGCCGCGGGACTCGGCTGCGGGGCCCTGATCCTCGACGACGGCTGGCAGGAGCTGGCCCGCGGACGCGGATACGCCGGACTGGGGGACTGGCGGCCCGACCGGGCCAAGTTCCCCGACTTCGCCGGGCACGTCGGCCGGGTCCGCGCCCACGGGCTGCACTACCTGGCCTGGGTCGCACCCCTGCTCCTCGGCCCCGGAGCCGACTGCCACGACCGATGGGCATCGCGCGCGCCCGCCCCCGCCACCGTGCCCGGCGCGCACGTGCTCGACCCCCGCAGCCCCGAGGTGCGCGAGCACGTCGTCGAAGTCTGCGTCCGGCTGGTGCGCGCGTACGGGCTCGATGGGCTGAAGCTCGACTTCCTCGACCAGGCCATGGTGTACGCGGGCGACGGCGCGGGGGACGTCGGACAGGCCATGGTGGTCCTGCTGACGCGGCTCCGCGCGGCCCTGGAATCCGTACGCCCGGGCGTACTGCTGGAACTGCGCCAGCCCTACGCCGGACCCGGGATGGCCCCCTTCGGCAACATGCTGCGCTCCTTCGACTGCCCGGCGGACGCGACCGCGAACCGGGTCCGCACCCTCGACACCGCGCTCCTCGCCGTCGGCGGCGCCGTCCACTCCGACATGCTCCTGTGGTCCGCGGACGCGCCCGTGGCGACGGTGGCCCGGCAGCTGATCGGAGCTCTGCACTCGGTACCGCAGATCTCCGTACGGCTGGACCGGGTGCCCGCGGCGCACCGGGAGGCGGTCGGTTTCTGGCTGGCGCGGTGGCGCCTCCATCGAGAGCTGCTGCTGGACGGGGAGGTGGAACCGGGCCGGCCCGACGAGCTGTACCCGCTGGTGCGGGCGAGCGCCGGGGAGCACTGCCTGCTGAGCGTCCACGGCGACCGGGTCGTCCCGCTGGACTTCTCCGCCCACCGGAACTTCCACGTGGTCAACGGCTCGGACCGGGACCGGGTGATGGTCGAGGTGGTGGGGGGCGGGGGCCGGGTCCAGGGCGTGGTCCACGGGCCGGACGGCCGTATCATGGACGATCCGCCGACACATCTGCCGGAGGGAGCGCGCTCGCTGGCCGTGCCGCGCGGCGGTCTGGCAACGCTCACGATCACGGAAGGACCGCGATGAAGGTCGGGATCACCGAGGTCGCAGCACGCGCTCAGGTCAGCGAGGCGACGGTCAGCCGGGTGATCAACCGACGCCAGGGCGTGTCGAAGAAGACCCGGGACGCGGTCGAGCAGGCCATGGCGGAGGTCGGCTACGAGCGGCAGACCCAGGGCCAACTGGTCGCCGTGATCACCGAGTTCGTCTCCAACCCGTTCTTCGCCGATGTCGCCGAGCGCATCGAGTCGGCCCTCGCCCCACACGGGCTGAAGACGATCCTGTGCCCCGCCTTCCCGGGCGGAGTGCAGGAACGGGACTTCATCTCCGCACTCGTCGACAAGGGGGTCGCGGCCGTCGTCTTCCTGTCCGCGTCCAACACCGTCGAGGGCGCCGACACCGAGACCTACGAACTGCTGCGCCAGCGCCGGGTGCCGTACGTCGGGATCAACGGCGAGTTCGCTGACGGGGTGCCCACCCCGGTCTTCTCCACCGACGACGCGCTCGCCGCCGAACTGGCCGTGGACCACCTCCACCGGCTGGGTCACCGCCGGATCGGGATGGCCTCGGGACCGGCCGGCAACCAGCCCGCCGACCGCCGGGTGCGGGGCTTCCTCGACGCCATGGCCAAGCGGGGCATCGAGGAACCGGAGCGCTGGGTGATCCGGCAGTCCTACACGGTGGAGGGCGGCCAGGCCGCCGTCGGCCCGCTGCTCGCCCTGGGCGCCACCGCGATCGTCGCGGCCAGCGACTACATGGCCCTCGGGGCGATCCGGGGCGTCCGCCGGCACGGACGCTCCGTGCCCGGGGACGTGTCGGTGGTGGGCTACGACGGCTCGGCCATCACCGAGTTCACGGATCCGCCCCTGACCACGGTGCGGCAGCCCGCCGACCGGCTGGCGCTGGAGGTGGGCCGCAGCGTACTGGCGTTGGTGAGCAACCGGGACGTACCGACGGGGGAGCTGCTGTTCGACCCCGAACTGGTCATCAGGGCCACCACCGGGCCGGTGCCCGGGGAGAGCGGTCCCGAAGCCTGACCGGGGTGTTCCGGGTCCGGCGCGCGCCGTCGGTCAGCGCTGCTCGCGGTCTCCGCCGCCGTCGTTGCCCCTGCCGTCGCCGTGGCCCTCACGCTTCTCCTGGCCCCCGTACTCGTCCCCTACCCCGCCCTCGCCCGCGACGAGCAGTTCACCCACCGTCTCGGTGAGGGCGGCGCGGGCGGCGGCGGGCATGCCCGCGTCGGTCACGAACCAGTCGGCCCGGCCCAGCGCCGCGAAACCGCTGAGCCCGACCACCCCCCACTTGCTGTGGTCGGCGACGACGGCGACCCGCCGTGCCGAGGCGACCAGGGCCCGGTTGGTCTGGGCCTCCGTGAGGTTGGGGGTGGTCAGCCCGGCCTCCTCCGTCACCCCGTGCGCGCCGAGGACGAGCAGGTCGACGTGGAGCGAGCCGATCACGAGGTCGGCGAGCGGGCCGACCAGCGCGGCCGAGGGGGTGGGGGAGCCGCCGGTGAGCAGCAGGGTGGGGGCCGCGGCCCCGGCGCCCTGGGCGGCGGCCCGTACCAGATCGGCCACCGGGAGGGAGTTGGTGACGATCGTGAGCCGGGGGACGCCGAGCAGCCGGGCGGCGACGGCGTACGCGGTGGTGCCGCCGGAGACCGCGACCACGCTGCCCGGTTCCACCAGGGTCGCGGCCACGTCCGCGATGGCGGCCTTGGCGGCCCCCTCCAGATCGGACTTGGCGTCGAACCCGGGCTCGTGCCCGCTGGTCCCGGTGGTGGCGACGGCTCCGCCGTGCACCTTCTCCACGGCCCCGCTCCGGGCCAGGGCCTCCAGGTCCCGGCGGACCGTCATGTCCGAGACTCCGAGCCGTTCGACCAGGTCCGCCACCCGTACCGTGCCGTCGCGGCGGACCGCGTCGAGGATGAACGCGCGTCGCTGGTGTGCCAGCTGAGCAGCCTGCTCGGCCACGAGATCACTCCCGGGTATGGGGGACATCTGGTCGGAAAACAACAAGGTAGCATGCCCGTGCTGTTTGTTTCTGTAGGAATTGACGTGTGGTGCTGTTGATTTCTTTTGAAGTCGGTTTAGTCTTGGCAGGTGAAGAAGACCCTCGCGAAACTCGCGGACGGCCGCGAACTGATCTACTTCGACACGGACGAAGGCGCCGTGCGCGATGCGCCCGATCCGCGCCCGCTGGACCGGGTGGTCAGCCAGCCGGAACTGCGGCGGGACGAGGCGACCGGTGACTGGATCACGATCGCCTCCCACCGGCAGGACCGCACCTACCACCCGCCCGCCGGCGAATGCCCGCTCTGCCCCTCCCGGGACGGTCGGCTCAGTGAGATCCCCGCCGCCGACTACGAGGTGGCCGTCTTCGAGAACCGCTTCCCCTCCCTCGCGGGCGAGGCGGGACGCTGCGAGGTCGTGTGCTTCACCCCGGAGCACGAGGCCGGTTTCGCCGACCTCACCCCGGCCGCCGCCCGCCTGGTCCTGGACGCGTGGACCGACCGCACCACGGAGCTCTCGGACCTCCCGGGAGTCGAGCAGGTGTACTGCTTCGAGAACCGGGGGGCCGAGATCGGGGTGACGCTCGCCCACCCGCACGGTCAGATCTACGCCTTCCCCTTCGTCACGCCGCGCACCGCCAAGATGGTGGCCGCCGCGGCCGCACACCGCGCCGCCACCGGACGCAACCTCTTCGAGGACCTGCTCTCGGCGGCCCGCGCCGCCACCGCGCGGGTGGTGACGGCCGGGGAGCACTGGACCGCCTTCGTGCCCTACGCCGCCCGCTGGCCGTACGAGGTGCACCTCTACCCGCACCGCCGGGTCCCCGACCTGACCTGCCTCACGGAGGCCGAGCGGGCCGAGTTCCCGGAGATCTACCTGGACCTGCTGCGCCGCTTCGACCGGCTGTTCCCCGTACCGGGCGAGTCGAGGGGGCCGGCCCCCACTCCGTACATCTCGGCCTGGCACCAGGCACCCCGCACCCATGGGGAGGAACTGGCCCTGCACCTGGAGCTGTTCACCATCCGGCGGACTCCCGACAAACTCAAGTTCCTCGCCGGGACGGAGTCCGGGACGGAAGCCTTCATCAACGACGTGGCCCCCGAGACGGCCGCGCGACGACTGCGGGAGGCCCTGGCGTGAACCGGACCGATCAGTGGGCCGACGACGGCCAGGGCGACGACAGCCGGGCCGGCGGAGTCGCG carries:
- the galT gene encoding galactose-1-phosphate uridylyltransferase, with the translated sequence MKKTLAKLADGRELIYFDTDEGAVRDAPDPRPLDRVVSQPELRRDEATGDWITIASHRQDRTYHPPAGECPLCPSRDGRLSEIPAADYEVAVFENRFPSLAGEAGRCEVVCFTPEHEAGFADLTPAAARLVLDAWTDRTTELSDLPGVEQVYCFENRGAEIGVTLAHPHGQIYAFPFVTPRTAKMVAAAAAHRAATGRNLFEDLLSAARAATARVVTAGEHWTAFVPYAARWPYEVHLYPHRRVPDLTCLTEAERAEFPEIYLDLLRRFDRLFPVPGESRGPAPTPYISAWHQAPRTHGEELALHLELFTIRRTPDKLKFLAGTESGTEAFINDVAPETAARRLREALA